A region of uncultured Desulfobacter sp. DNA encodes the following proteins:
- a CDS encoding phage tail protein, with product MYYTIYTQAGLGAEAAAKAGGDKVDFVQMAVGDGNGSDVTPDKDMTSLVNEVWRGDVSIVSVTEESANWVSVEAKIPVAVGGWIIREVGLFNAAGTMLAIANYPATPKPVLADGIYRDCYLRLYIAVESTDNITLTVDPDVVMATREYVDSLVEPLQLSVLEVKRRAFFYANTLF from the coding sequence ATGTATTACACGATTTATACGCAGGCTGGCCTGGGCGCAGAGGCGGCTGCCAAAGCAGGCGGGGACAAGGTTGATTTTGTCCAGATGGCGGTGGGGGACGGCAACGGCAGTGATGTCACGCCGGATAAAGACATGACCAGCCTGGTGAATGAAGTCTGGCGGGGGGATGTCTCTATTGTGTCCGTGACTGAGGAGTCTGCCAACTGGGTATCGGTTGAGGCAAAAATCCCTGTCGCCGTTGGCGGGTGGATCATCAGGGAGGTGGGCCTGTTTAACGCGGCCGGGACCATGCTTGCCATAGCGAATTATCCGGCAACGCCTAAGCCGGTGCTGGCTGACGGCATTTACCGCGACTGCTATTTGAGGCTTTATATCGCGGTTGAATCCACAGACAACATTACATTGACGGTGGATCCGGATGTGGTCATGGCCACCCGGGAATATGTGGACTCGCTGGTGGAGCCTTTGCAGTTATCTGTCCTTGAGGTAAAGCGGCGGGCATTCTTTTATGCAAACACTTTATTTTAG
- a CDS encoding phage tail tape measure protein, protein MDTFFTVSAVMSMVDSITGPLRGVRAGMASTERQAGLLSGMMAVLTRTLLPVAVAAGIFLGALAPGVGVAGDFQAAISRVAAVAQATPAQMAKLEHAALELGASTAWTASQVAEAEKYLSMAGFTVDDNIAALPGVLGMASAGATDLGRAADISSDILSAFKMEASEMNRVADVLTATFTTSNTTLEMLGETMKYVGPVARKAGLSFEETSAMAGLLGNIGIKSTMAGTAMRTMLSNLAAPSSQAAKELEGLGVKTLDAAKNLRSPVLIMGELSAAMKNMGSGRQLSILDTLFGKEAMTGASEIIEQAGIGDLTKYIQIIENSAGTAGKVAKDMLNNFNGAKTMMGSAFEGLQISIGKIFLPVLTDLARTLTVVIGWMNTLAQTRVGKFIIAAAAGLSVGIIAVTAFSGAWAGLAFVLPVVKAALLSIAGAVGAISWPVWAVAAVVVGLYLAFKTNFMGIADIVKGWWDTIQLTVKGVLAVFASLSGGVGVIQGELAKDIKTAGLEGLVTTVARVTHRVMAMFSSAWEMIKMWVADIGGIFAPLKNAYVEAFSPLLTVFKSLGSVIATVVSALWGVQAASDVSTWETAGHVIGSVVGAAFHVLAYAVRFCLVPVDMMLGIIGGLIRAFVWLGESIGTAAGWVVEKFTLVPDAVAGAAERISNVFSTLVDGIKWVFMNLTPTGWIIQGITKLMGYLDGIDLTAAGAKLMETFTGGIKSALSAPVDMVKSALTKIGRFIPHSDAQEGPLSALTASGAAIMSTMAAGVRLGAPALQDAAKTAAAIAASALLVSGSVNMPVLTGASLPPAVEVSQPNIPVSGGATQGSGANNSGNITAGSNGTITIHIDRLELPGVADPAGFIAALRDLVEEYDV, encoded by the coding sequence GTGGACACCTTTTTTACGGTTTCAGCAGTTATGAGCATGGTCGACAGTATTACCGGTCCGTTGCGGGGCGTACGGGCCGGCATGGCCAGTACGGAGCGTCAGGCCGGGCTGCTGTCGGGCATGATGGCTGTCCTGACCAGGACGCTGCTACCGGTGGCTGTGGCGGCCGGGATCTTCCTGGGGGCGCTTGCGCCCGGAGTGGGTGTGGCCGGGGATTTCCAGGCGGCTATTTCCCGTGTGGCTGCGGTGGCCCAGGCCACCCCGGCCCAGATGGCAAAGCTTGAGCATGCGGCACTTGAACTGGGCGCATCCACGGCATGGACGGCGTCCCAGGTGGCTGAGGCTGAAAAGTATCTGTCCATGGCCGGCTTTACTGTTGATGACAATATTGCGGCCTTGCCCGGTGTACTGGGTATGGCGTCTGCCGGTGCCACGGATCTTGGCCGGGCCGCGGACATCTCCTCGGATATTTTATCTGCTTTTAAGATGGAAGCATCAGAGATGAACCGTGTTGCCGATGTTCTGACCGCCACATTTACCACGTCCAACACCACCCTTGAGATGCTGGGCGAAACCATGAAGTATGTTGGGCCGGTGGCCAGGAAAGCGGGGCTGTCATTTGAAGAAACTTCGGCCATGGCAGGGCTGCTGGGCAATATCGGCATTAAATCCACCATGGCCGGCACCGCCATGCGAACCATGCTCTCCAACCTGGCCGCGCCCAGTTCGCAAGCCGCAAAAGAATTAGAGGGACTTGGTGTTAAAACTCTGGACGCCGCGAAAAACTTAAGAAGCCCTGTTTTGATCATGGGCGAACTGTCTGCCGCCATGAAGAACATGGGCTCCGGACGGCAGTTATCCATTTTGGATACCCTGTTCGGAAAGGAAGCGATGACGGGCGCATCCGAGATTATTGAGCAGGCGGGTATCGGAGATCTGACGAAATATATTCAGATTATAGAGAATTCGGCCGGAACCGCCGGCAAGGTTGCAAAGGATATGCTCAACAATTTCAACGGTGCAAAGACCATGATGGGCAGCGCCTTTGAAGGCTTACAGATCAGTATCGGCAAGATATTCCTGCCGGTGCTCACGGATCTGGCCAGGACTCTGACCGTGGTGATCGGATGGATGAACACCCTGGCCCAGACCCGGGTGGGGAAGTTTATTATTGCCGCTGCGGCGGGTTTGTCAGTGGGGATTATTGCGGTGACGGCGTTTTCCGGGGCCTGGGCCGGGCTGGCGTTTGTGCTGCCGGTGGTCAAGGCGGCGCTGCTTTCCATTGCCGGCGCTGTGGGGGCTATCTCCTGGCCTGTGTGGGCAGTGGCGGCTGTTGTTGTCGGGCTTTATCTGGCCTTTAAAACCAATTTTATGGGCATTGCCGACATTGTCAAGGGATGGTGGGACACCATTCAGTTGACGGTGAAAGGTGTTCTGGCGGTGTTTGCCAGCCTTAGCGGCGGTGTCGGTGTCATTCAGGGAGAGCTGGCAAAAGATATTAAGACTGCCGGGCTTGAGGGCCTGGTGACGACTGTGGCCCGGGTGACGCACCGGGTCATGGCCATGTTTTCGTCCGCCTGGGAAATGATAAAGATGTGGGTTGCGGATATCGGCGGAATTTTTGCCCCGCTGAAGAATGCCTATGTGGAGGCGTTTTCTCCATTGCTCACTGTGTTTAAAAGCCTTGGCAGTGTCATTGCCACGGTGGTGTCTGCCTTATGGGGTGTCCAGGCCGCATCGGATGTTTCAACCTGGGAGACAGCCGGGCATGTGATCGGAAGTGTTGTGGGGGCGGCTTTCCATGTCCTTGCCTATGCTGTCCGGTTCTGCCTTGTGCCCGTGGATATGATGCTTGGCATCATCGGCGGGCTGATCCGGGCCTTTGTGTGGCTGGGTGAGTCCATCGGCACAGCTGCCGGGTGGGTTGTGGAGAAATTTACCCTGGTGCCTGACGCCGTGGCCGGGGCGGCGGAGCGGATCAGCAATGTATTCAGCACGCTGGTGGATGGAATAAAGTGGGTGTTTATGAATCTTACGCCCACAGGGTGGATCATCCAGGGGATAACAAAATTGATGGGGTATCTTGACGGCATTGATCTTACCGCTGCCGGGGCCAAGTTGATGGAGACTTTTACCGGAGGGATTAAATCTGCGCTGTCCGCCCCTGTTGATATGGTCAAAAGCGCTTTGACGAAAATCGGCCGGTTCATTCCCCATTCCGATGCCCAGGAAGGGCCGTTGTCGGCGCTGACCGCATCCGGGGCGGCAATTATGTCCACCATGGCGGCCGGGGTAAGACTGGGCGCTCCTGCGCTCCAGGATGCTGCCAAAACAGCGGCTGCCATTGCTGCATCGGCTCTTCTGGTATCCGGCAGTGTTAATATGCCGGTGCTGACTGGTGCGTCACTGCCACCCGCTGTTGAGGTAAGCCAGCCAAATATTCCTGTATCCGGGGGGGCTACCCAAGGATCCGGCGCTAACAACTCCGGGAACATTACAGCTGGCTCCAACGGGACAATCACGATTCATATAGACCGGCTGGAGCTTCCTGGTGTAGCTGACCCTGCAGGCTTTATTGCAGCCTTGCGGGACCTGGTGGAGGAGTATGATGTCTGA
- a CDS encoding baseplate J/gp47 family protein has product MSIPIDKTLEDVRKGLFEKISQIQEAGYIPTSLNLNRGLFRGMIELWAWGLYQLYLFLVTVLIQAYPSTATGAWLDLHCSQVEISRLAATQATGTCVFYREDTDGNVVIPEGRVVRTRVDGLGNIYRFVTTEEVVLPDGETEISVTVRAESYGSDSNVAVGMICELATVIDGIDGVGNDAEWLLTEGSDEEDDDRLRERYWLAWASINGCTADAYRSWAMSVTGVAAVSIMDEHPRGQGTVDVVICGTAGIPTQDLVDQVTAVVEAKRPINDDTLVTGPDQVDVAIDIELELTGGDAAQIILEAENRIHALFFGSSMDGVDVLQIGQDVTQDMLTTLIMAGSTASGNVKKVNFTTPDEDIVVPDTGLAVLTSLDITYVEVSE; this is encoded by the coding sequence ATGTCGATCCCAATTGATAAGACTTTAGAAGACGTCCGGAAGGGCCTGTTTGAAAAGATCTCGCAGATCCAGGAGGCCGGTTATATCCCGACATCCCTGAATCTTAACCGGGGTTTATTCCGTGGGATGATTGAACTCTGGGCTTGGGGGCTTTACCAGCTTTATCTATTTTTGGTGACGGTGCTGATCCAGGCATACCCGTCCACTGCCACGGGGGCGTGGCTGGATCTGCATTGTTCCCAGGTGGAGATCTCCCGGCTTGCGGCTACCCAGGCAACAGGCACCTGTGTGTTTTACCGTGAGGATACTGACGGAAATGTTGTGATCCCGGAGGGCCGGGTGGTCAGGACCCGGGTGGATGGCCTGGGCAATATTTACCGGTTTGTGACCACTGAAGAGGTTGTTTTGCCTGATGGTGAGACTGAGATCAGCGTGACTGTCAGGGCCGAGAGTTATGGTTCAGACTCCAATGTTGCGGTGGGCATGATCTGTGAGCTTGCCACGGTTATTGATGGGATTGACGGCGTGGGGAATGATGCGGAATGGCTTCTGACCGAAGGAAGTGATGAGGAAGATGATGACCGGCTCCGGGAGCGGTACTGGCTGGCCTGGGCGTCAATAAACGGCTGTACGGCTGATGCTTACCGGTCCTGGGCTATGTCCGTGACGGGTGTGGCGGCAGTAAGCATTATGGATGAGCATCCCCGGGGCCAGGGAACAGTTGATGTGGTTATCTGCGGCACCGCGGGGATCCCGACCCAGGACCTGGTGGATCAGGTCACGGCGGTGGTGGAAGCAAAACGGCCGATTAACGACGATACGCTTGTGACAGGGCCTGATCAGGTGGATGTGGCTATTGACATTGAGCTGGAACTCACCGGCGGGGATGCGGCCCAGATTATTCTGGAAGCGGAAAACCGGATTCATGCGTTGTTTTTTGGTTCGTCCATGGATGGTGTTGACGTTTTACAGATCGGGCAGGATGTGACCCAGGACATGCTGACTACCCTGATAATGGCCGGGTCGACGGCATCAGGGAACGTAAAAAAGGTTAATTTTACGACGCCTGATGAGGACATTGTGGTGCCTGACACGGGGCTTGCCGTCCTTACCAGCCTGGATATCACCTATGTGGAGGTGAGCGAATAA
- a CDS encoding DUF2586 domain-containing protein → MGDVIEYIVDGTSGLSPGDVSGSCIIAGVCSLGEAGKGYLLGASSDLEGLLGVGPLVDRLRDLFATAGQKPVVVAVPVAGSAGGYISNLEHTGEGPDSAVAGVPAGNADVVVKITTAGVLGTAAYSLSLDGAETFAEAETTAANGQISIGTTGATLTLGEGTQVVDDLYSFVVRTAIGPVEKTGTGPDITVTGTVKAAAEIMLGVVSGGGLNEATYQLSTDGGDAFDVERTVPVDGVITVGSTGVTITVPDETLVAGDIYECRLLPPVPSISGVMTAIEGPLELYDVEFVYVVGPTDSVDWAVMGAKADTQFNAHRPVFFLSEYRLPYADEDLNDWVAEAVNESNDYAHRFVAVCASVAEVSDVTGQTILRNPAGLLAGRILATPVMRAIGRVRDAGISQAALPDDYTSSMQVMLESARYITLKRYAGLSSAYWGDGKTMADVTSDYQYLEVLRVVFKAVRKARIAALKSMYDEAGDPVMEGEDTGLQYLKANIETALNTLVSAVPKELAAHQVSIPSGQDIVNNGVAVEMVLIGIPIIRSISLFASYVYAGSTFDPRLETTD, encoded by the coding sequence ATGGGCGATGTGATTGAATATATCGTGGACGGGACCAGCGGGCTGTCTCCGGGAGATGTCTCCGGATCATGTATTATTGCCGGCGTATGCAGCCTGGGTGAAGCTGGGAAGGGATACCTGCTCGGTGCGTCCAGTGACCTGGAGGGATTGCTCGGGGTAGGCCCCCTGGTGGACCGGCTCAGGGATCTGTTTGCCACGGCCGGCCAAAAGCCTGTGGTGGTTGCAGTACCTGTGGCGGGTTCGGCTGGCGGGTATATCTCCAACCTGGAGCATACGGGTGAAGGCCCCGATTCAGCCGTGGCCGGTGTGCCGGCAGGCAATGCCGACGTGGTTGTGAAAATTACCACGGCCGGTGTGCTTGGGACGGCGGCATACAGCCTGAGTCTGGATGGCGCAGAGACGTTTGCTGAGGCTGAGACCACGGCAGCAAACGGGCAGATCTCCATCGGGACCACGGGTGCCACCCTGACATTGGGAGAGGGCACCCAGGTGGTGGATGATCTTTACTCTTTTGTTGTGCGCACCGCCATTGGCCCGGTTGAAAAAACGGGTACCGGGCCTGACATTACGGTGACAGGCACGGTCAAGGCTGCGGCTGAAATCATGCTTGGTGTGGTGTCCGGCGGCGGGCTGAACGAGGCCACCTACCAGTTGAGCACGGACGGGGGTGATGCATTTGATGTTGAACGCACCGTACCGGTTGACGGAGTTATCACCGTGGGCAGCACCGGTGTGACCATCACAGTTCCGGACGAAACTCTGGTGGCCGGTGACATTTATGAATGCCGCCTGCTGCCTCCGGTGCCGTCTATATCAGGGGTTATGACGGCCATTGAGGGACCCCTTGAGCTGTATGATGTCGAGTTTGTCTATGTGGTCGGCCCGACGGATTCTGTTGACTGGGCCGTGATGGGGGCCAAGGCTGACACCCAGTTCAACGCACACCGGCCGGTATTTTTCCTGTCCGAATACCGCCTGCCTTATGCGGATGAGGACCTGAACGACTGGGTGGCGGAAGCCGTTAATGAGAGCAATGATTATGCCCACCGGTTTGTTGCCGTCTGCGCATCGGTTGCCGAGGTGTCCGATGTAACCGGACAGACCATTCTGCGCAATCCGGCAGGACTTCTGGCCGGCCGCATCCTGGCCACACCTGTCATGCGCGCCATCGGCCGGGTCCGGGATGCCGGCATCTCCCAGGCGGCCCTTCCTGATGATTATACCTCATCCATGCAGGTCATGCTGGAAAGTGCCCGGTACATCACGCTCAAACGCTATGCAGGGTTAAGTTCGGCATACTGGGGTGACGGTAAAACCATGGCGGACGTGACCAGTGATTACCAGTACCTGGAGGTGCTCCGGGTTGTATTCAAAGCGGTAAGGAAAGCCCGGATTGCCGCGCTCAAGAGTATGTACGACGAAGCCGGGGATCCTGTGATGGAAGGTGAAGACACCGGGCTGCAGTACCTGAAGGCGAATATCGAGACAGCCCTGAATACGCTGGTATCGGCTGTGCCAAAGGAGCTGGCGGCCCATCAGGTCTCAATCCCGTCAGGACAGGATATCGTCAATAACGGCGTGGCTGTGGAGATGGTGCTCATCGGGATCCCGATCATCCGGAGCATCAGCCTGTTTGCCTCTTATGTCTATGCCGGCTCCACCTTTGACCCCAGACTTGAAACAACTGATTAG
- a CDS encoding phage tail protein encodes MPIFWDYFTKKLQFLPILKAGAAQVLAQGGAGMLDEARSAVLWLRDQFLPELCDDSQLDSWAQSRGITRQAYETDEQYEEKVRFAWAWHLIGGREEALERILEEAAGITDDFEIINMRDLDEERWAEFRIVFENLSGDSMEKFDVLPAAIFKIKPARSKLEGIDMSLMPVEGAFYIGASGIFTGDFTTVFPFGVAGIEVEPCPQYWGCFLLSGDNTAILPYQGEE; translated from the coding sequence ATGCCCATTTTCTGGGACTATTTTACAAAGAAGCTGCAATTTTTGCCCATTCTCAAGGCGGGCGCGGCCCAGGTCCTTGCCCAGGGCGGTGCAGGTATGCTGGATGAGGCCCGGTCGGCGGTGTTGTGGCTGCGGGACCAGTTCCTGCCGGAACTTTGTGATGACAGCCAGCTTGACTCCTGGGCACAGAGCCGGGGTATCACCCGCCAGGCGTATGAAACGGACGAACAGTATGAAGAAAAGGTTCGGTTCGCCTGGGCATGGCATCTCATTGGCGGCCGGGAAGAAGCTCTGGAGCGGATACTTGAGGAGGCTGCCGGGATCACGGATGATTTTGAGATCATTAACATGCGGGATCTGGATGAAGAGCGGTGGGCTGAATTCCGCATAGTCTTTGAAAATCTATCCGGAGACAGCATGGAGAAATTTGATGTGCTGCCTGCTGCAATTTTTAAAATCAAGCCGGCCCGGAGCAAGCTGGAGGGCATTGATATGTCTTTGATGCCTGTTGAGGGGGCTTTTTATATCGGCGCATCCGGGATTTTCACCGGTGATTTCACAACGGTTTTCCCCTTTGGCGTGGCAGGGATTGAGGTTGAGCCTTGCCCGCAGTACTGGGGCTGCTTTCTGTTGTCAGGAGATAATACGGCAATACTACCGTATCAAGGGGAGGAATAG
- a CDS encoding DNA adenine methylase, translating into MNSPLAYIGGKSKLSKQIISYIPDHKVYCEVFSGAAWVFFRKEPSQVEVINDLDSDLVAFYRVVQNHLEEFLKQFKWLLTSREWFNDWKNQLNGNGLTDIQKAARYYYIQRLAFGGRVRNRSYGVQTDGRTPRINLLRLEEEMSEIHLRLTNVRVENLAWKDFISRYDNPDIFFYCDPPYYLCSDYKHNFVLDDFINLAAALKNIHGKFMLSINDHPDIREVFNYFPYKEVSLLYTVSQNGPVEANELIYSNFEMKEQTNQSLFLNFP; encoded by the coding sequence ATGAATAGCCCTTTAGCCTATATTGGTGGCAAATCAAAATTATCAAAACAAATCATCTCTTATATTCCTGATCACAAGGTCTATTGTGAGGTCTTTTCCGGTGCTGCCTGGGTCTTCTTTCGGAAAGAGCCTTCCCAAGTGGAGGTAATCAATGACCTGGACAGCGACCTTGTGGCATTTTACCGTGTGGTGCAGAATCACCTGGAGGAGTTCCTGAAACAATTTAAATGGCTTCTTACATCCAGAGAGTGGTTTAATGACTGGAAAAATCAGTTGAATGGGAACGGCCTGACCGACATACAAAAGGCAGCCCGGTACTATTATATACAGAGACTGGCTTTCGGCGGCAGGGTTAGAAATCGTTCATATGGTGTTCAAACAGACGGACGAACGCCCAGAATCAATCTGCTTCGACTGGAAGAAGAGATGTCTGAGATCCACCTGCGCTTGACCAACGTCAGGGTTGAAAACCTGGCTTGGAAAGATTTTATTTCTCGATATGACAACCCAGATATCTTCTTTTACTGCGATCCGCCGTATTATTTATGCTCTGATTATAAGCACAACTTTGTGCTTGATGACTTCATAAACCTTGCCGCCGCCTTAAAGAATATCCATGGCAAATTCATGCTGAGTATAAACGACCATCCAGACATCCGTGAAGTGTTCAACTATTTCCCCTATAAAGAGGTATCCTTATTATATACAGTCAGCCAAAATGGCCCGGTCGAAGCCAATGAGTTGATCTATTCAAATTTCGAAATGAAAGAGCAAACGAATCAAAGTCTCTTCTTGAATTTCCCTTAA
- a CDS encoding ABC transporter ATP-binding protein — MLEIMGLAKSFGLQATFKDFSLDLPRGGFTVMVGPSGCGKSTLFDCLTGLVSPDHGRIMWQAAPIEHLGCLAAYMQQKDMLLPWLTLEENTLLPVQAKPRASRDMEQAKARLAEIFEKIGLAGFRTHYPYQVSGGMRQRCALARTLMFDRDLVLLDEPLSALDAITRRELQHLLLMLQKEFGKTVLMITHDIEEALALADEIILLGPAPMTILERFTPKAPKPRDFSLPEFMEIKARILSRLLTEKQGS; from the coding sequence ATGCTTGAGATCATGGGGCTTGCCAAGTCATTTGGCTTGCAGGCGACTTTTAAAGATTTTAGCCTGGACCTTCCCCGGGGCGGATTTACGGTGATGGTGGGGCCCTCCGGGTGTGGAAAATCCACCCTGTTTGACTGCCTGACCGGACTGGTCTCCCCTGACCATGGCCGGATTATGTGGCAGGCGGCTCCCATTGAACACCTTGGCTGCCTTGCCGCTTATATGCAGCAAAAGGATATGTTGCTGCCCTGGCTGACACTGGAAGAAAACACCCTTTTGCCGGTCCAGGCAAAACCCCGGGCTTCAAGGGACATGGAACAGGCAAAGGCCCGGCTTGCCGAAATTTTTGAAAAAATAGGGCTTGCAGGTTTTAGAACCCATTATCCCTACCAGGTATCAGGAGGCATGCGCCAGCGGTGCGCCCTGGCCCGAACCCTGATGTTTGACCGGGATCTGGTACTGCTGGATGAACCCCTGTCCGCCCTGGACGCCATTACCCGCAGGGAACTGCAACATCTTTTGCTCATGCTTCAAAAAGAATTCGGCAAAACCGTTCTCATGATCACCCACGACATTGAAGAGGCTTTGGCCCTGGCCGATGAAATTATTCTTCTGGGGCCTGCCCCCATGACCATCCTGGAGCGATTTACACCCAAGGCACCCAAACCAAGGGATTTCAGCCTGCCGGAATTCATGGAGATCAAGGCCCGGATTCTTTCCCGGCTGCTGACGGAAAAACAGGGGTCTTAA
- a CDS encoding amino acid permease, with translation MSDKSEADSGRLGTFAGVFTPSILTILGIILFLRLGYVVGAAGLGKALIIIVVANLISILTSFSLAAIATNMRVGGGGDYYLISRTLGIEFGGAIGIVLFLAQSVSIAFYCIGFGEALVAILGLTGHMAVQLIAGTALLFLFLLAWIGADLATKFQYVVMVFLVLALLSFYIGGLRQWDTGLLMENWAAREGTASFWILFALFFPAVTGFTQGVSMSGDLKNPGKSLPSGTFAAVFLSILVYFSVAVIFAGSTPLKTLVSDYGAMKQIALYGWLINAGVVAATLSSAMASFLGAPRILQSLASDRIFSFLSPFAKGHGPSENPRRGVLLSFGIAVATVFMGQLDLIAGVVSMFFLISYGLLNYATYFEASAETPSFRPRFRWYHKKISLTGALICLGVMLAIDFKTGIAAVAILFAIFQYLKRVSTPVRWADSRRSYHLKLVRDNLMGAQKVPAHPRDWRPYVLVLSNDEEQMKILLDFSSAIEGKSGITTAVRILQARGYKAVKLKADAEKDLARIIAEKQSSAFSLVLASECAVNGLSVLCQSFGIGPVKANTVLLSWNEQYVKDNDPVQFHEYLELLRLAAQSGCNTILLDQKNPLPETEGPGKDKTIDVWWKDDDTSRLMLLLAYLITRDGYYEGAKIRLLACYLDRDNKEIMQMLSDTLDDFRIQAEPKIILGINEKVFLNTSRETDLVFIPVTLKKDDMLMFGDLWADQLVLGLNTVALVMAAQKIELDSSPEEGRAGELALLFDELKHAEKRVESAKKTAQQAAKSATDFIKDADDMQLNDPNLLKHLKETLSLQEKYEEANKKVLKEQAKLKEIAQRAKDEGIAVDNEA, from the coding sequence ATGTCAGATAAAAGCGAGGCCGATTCCGGCCGACTGGGGACTTTTGCCGGTGTTTTCACACCGAGTATTTTGACCATTCTGGGGATCATTCTTTTCCTGCGATTAGGATATGTGGTGGGCGCTGCCGGGCTTGGGAAAGCCCTGATCATCATAGTCGTGGCCAATCTGATTTCCATTCTGACCAGTTTTTCCCTGGCTGCCATCGCCACCAACATGAGGGTTGGCGGCGGCGGAGACTATTACCTGATCTCCAGAACCCTTGGGATAGAGTTCGGCGGGGCCATCGGCATTGTGCTGTTCTTAGCCCAGTCCGTATCCATAGCCTTTTACTGTATTGGTTTCGGAGAGGCTTTGGTTGCCATCCTGGGCCTGACCGGTCACATGGCGGTACAGCTGATTGCGGGTACGGCCCTGCTGTTTCTTTTTCTGCTGGCATGGATCGGTGCGGACCTGGCCACAAAGTTCCAATATGTGGTCATGGTGTTTTTAGTCCTGGCACTCTTATCCTTTTACATCGGCGGTCTCCGGCAGTGGGACACCGGGCTGTTGATGGAAAACTGGGCTGCCAGGGAAGGCACAGCCTCGTTCTGGATTCTTTTTGCCCTGTTTTTTCCCGCCGTGACCGGGTTTACCCAGGGTGTGAGCATGTCAGGAGATCTTAAAAATCCGGGAAAAAGCCTGCCATCAGGCACCTTTGCCGCGGTGTTTCTCTCCATACTGGTCTATTTTTCCGTGGCGGTCATATTTGCCGGTTCCACCCCATTGAAAACCCTGGTCAGTGATTATGGGGCCATGAAACAGATTGCCCTGTATGGCTGGCTGATCAATGCCGGTGTTGTTGCCGCCACGTTATCTTCGGCCATGGCATCGTTCCTTGGGGCGCCCAGGATTTTGCAATCCCTGGCATCGGACAGGATATTTTCCTTTCTGTCCCCCTTTGCCAAGGGACATGGGCCGTCTGAAAATCCACGCCGGGGGGTGCTGCTCTCATTCGGGATTGCTGTGGCCACTGTTTTCATGGGGCAGCTGGACCTGATTGCAGGGGTGGTTTCCATGTTTTTCCTGATATCCTATGGCCTGCTCAATTATGCCACCTATTTTGAGGCATCTGCCGAAACCCCGTCGTTTCGGCCCCGGTTCAGGTGGTACCACAAAAAGATCAGCCTTACGGGTGCATTGATCTGCCTGGGCGTGATGCTGGCCATTGACTTTAAAACCGGAATTGCCGCCGTGGCCATCCTGTTTGCCATTTTCCAGTATCTCAAACGCGTATCAACCCCTGTAAGGTGGGCTGACAGTCGTCGTTCCTACCACCTCAAACTGGTCAGGGACAATCTCATGGGCGCACAAAAGGTGCCGGCACACCCCAGGGACTGGCGGCCTTATGTTCTTGTGTTGTCCAACGATGAAGAACAGATGAAGATCCTGCTGGATTTTTCCTCGGCGATTGAGGGAAAAAGCGGAATCACAACAGCAGTTCGCATCCTGCAGGCAAGGGGATACAAGGCGGTAAAATTAAAAGCCGATGCCGAAAAGGATCTGGCCCGGATCATTGCCGAAAAACAGAGTTCGGCCTTTTCCCTTGTACTTGCCTCGGAGTGTGCGGTCAACGGCCTGTCCGTGCTGTGCCAGAGTTTTGGCATTGGGCCGGTCAAGGCCAACACCGTTCTTTTGAGCTGGAATGAGCAGTATGTTAAAGATAATGATCCCGTTCAATTCCATGAATACCTGGAGTTGCTGCGGCTGGCAGCCCAGTCCGGATGCAACACCATTCTTCTGGACCAGAAAAATCCACTCCCGGAGACTGAAGGCCCCGGCAAAGACAAAACCATTGATGTGTGGTGGAAGGATGACGACACCAGCCGCCTCATGCTTCTTCTTGCCTATCTGATCACAAGGGACGGCTATTATGAAGGGGCCAAAATCCGGCTTTTAGCCTGTTATCTGGACCGGGATAACAAAGAGATCATGCAGATGCTTTCCGATACTCTGGATGACTTCCGTATCCAGGCCGAACCCAAGATTATCCTTGGGATCAATGAAAAGGTATTTTTGAACACGTCCCGGGAAACCGACCTTGTTTTCATCCCGGTGACCCTAAAAAAAGATGATATGCTGATGTTTGGAGACCTGTGGGCAGACCAGCTTGTGCTGGGGCTTAACACGGTTGCTCTTGTTATGGCCGCCCAGAAAATTGAACTGGACTCATCTCCGGAAGAGGGCCGGGCCGGTGAACTGGCGCTTTTGTTTGATGAGCTCAAGCATGCGGAAAAACGGGTTGAGTCCGCAAAGAAAACGGCCCAGCAGGCTGCAAAATCCGCCACGGATTTTATCAAAGATGCCGATGATATGCAGCTTAACGACCCCAACCTGTTAAAGCATCTCAAAGAAACCCTTTCATTACAGGAGAAATACGAAGAAGCCAATAAAAAGGTGCTTAAGGAACAAGCCAAGCTGAAGGAGATCGCCCAAAGGGCCAAGGATGAGGGGATTGCTGTGGATAACGAAGCGTAA